tacatatatattatacatatatatatatactatatatatatatatatatatatatatatatatatatatatatatacatatatatatatatatgtatatatatatatatatatatatatatatatatatatattatatatatctatatatatacatatatattatatatatatatatatatatatatatatatatatatatatatatattatatatatgtatatatatatatattacatatatatattatatatatatatattatatatatattatatatatatattatatatatatataatatatataatatatatatatatattataggtatttatatattatgtgtatatatatatacatatatatatatatatatatatatatatatatatatatatattatatgtatttatatgttatatgtatatatatatattatatatatttatatatatgtatgtattatatacatatatatgtattatatacatatatatgtattatatacatatatatatatatattatgtatatatattatatatatattatatatatatgtattatatatatatatgtattatatatatatttatatatatatatattatatatatatacaatatatataatatatatataatatatatatatatattatatatatttatatatatatatattatatatatataatatatatataatatatacaatatatatataatatatatatatacatatataatatatatatatataacatatatatatatatatatatatatatatatatatatatgtgcgcgcgcgcgcgcgcgcgtgtgtatatatgtatatatgtatatatgtatatatgtatatatgtatatggacaaagaaagtaacagactggtctataaataacttaaggaggccaagagccagaccaatgacacgatggcgcgacgaaataacgaaattttggggccaagactggaaacaaaaaacgcgccatgaaaagttggaaaagattgggagaggcctatgtTTTGCAGTGGACTGTCtcaggctgctgctgctgatatatatatatatatatatatatatatatatatatatatatatatatatatatatatatatatatatatatatatatatatatatatatatatatatttacatatatatatatatatatatatatatatatatatatatatatatatttacatatatatatatatatatatatttacatatatatgtatatatatgtatatataatatatatatatacatatatataatatatacatacatacatatatatataatatacatatatatgcatatatataatatatatatatacatatatatatatatatatacatatatataatatatacatacatacatatataatatatatatataatatatataatatatataatatatataatatatataatatatatatatatatttatatatatgtatatatatataaaatatataatatatatatatatatataatatacatatatatatataatatatatatatatatatattatatatatatattatgtatatacatatatatatatattatatatatatatattatatatatattatatattatatatatatattatatatatatatatatattacatatacatattatatatatatatatatgtatatatatatatatatatatatatatatatatattatatatatatatatattatatatatatatatatattatacatatatatatatatatatatatatatatatgtataatatatatatatatattatatatatatatatatgatatatatatatatatgatatatataatatatatatataatatttatatataatatatatgtatagtatatatataatatatatatataatatatatataatatatatatatatatataatatttatatgatatatatataaaatatatatatgatataaatgtataatatatatataatacatatatataatatatatgtaatatatatatataaaatatatatatatataatatatttatagtatatatatatatatatatatatatatatatatgtatatatatatatatatatatatatatatatatatatatatatatatatgagtgcgcgtgcacgtgtgtgtatatgtgagtgtgtgtgtgtgtgtgtgtgtgtgtgtgtgtgtgtgtgtgtgtgtgtgtgtgtgtgtgtgtgtgtgtgtgtgtgtgtgtgtgtgtgtgtgtgtgtgtgtgtgtgtgtgtgtgtgtgtgtgtgtgtgtgtgtgtgtgtgtgtgtgtgtgtgtgtgtgtgtgtgtgtgtgtgtgtttgtgtgtgtgtgtgtgtgtgtgtgtgtgtgtgtgtgtgtgtgtgtgcgtgtgaataaatatatacatatatatacatatatatgtatgtatacatacatatataaatttctatatatatacatatacatatacaaacatacattatacatatatacatatatacattatacatatatacatatatacatatatacatatatacatatacaaacatacattttacatatatacatatatacattatacatatatacatatacacatgcatatacatttatacatatacacatatatacatatacacatgtgcatatacatttatacatatatacatatatacatatatacatatatacatatatacatatatacatatatacatatatacatatatacatatatacatatatacatatatacatatatacatatatacatatatacatatatacatatatacatatatacatatatacatatatacatatatacatatatacatatatacatatatacatatatacatatatacatatatacatatatacatatatacatatatacatatatacatatatacatatatacatatatacatatatacatatatacatatatacatatatacatatatacatatatacatatatacatatatacatatatacatatatacatatatacatatatacatatatacatatatacatatatacatatatacatatatacatatatacatatatacatatatacatatatacatatatacatatatacatatatacatatatacatatatacatatatacatatacatatatacatatatacatatatacatatatacatatatacatatacatatacatatacatatacatatacatatatatacatatacatattcatatacatatacatatacatatacatacatatacatatacatatacatatacatatacatatacatatatacatatacatatacatatatacatatatacatatatacatatatatatacatatatatatatatatatatatatatatatatatatatatatatataaactaaaagcATGCACATTAAATATAGATGATGCATATCTCTAATACCACATGAAAAACGACATAGCAAAACAAGGCATCTGGAATTACCGTTCTTTCCTTCCAGGTTCATGAATAAAGTATTCATATGGCCCTCTGCAGAGAGATTCACACTGATATGAAAAATGCCAGGAAAGGCAATCAAGGACTGCTAGAGGTAAAATAACTAGAaagtcatttttgttttcatttaagtCATaaccttcatcttttcttttgacTTGGAAGATCATAATTTGCATTTTccaattatgtaaaaaaaagtttGGTACTCCCCCCTCACGAGTTCACCcatacattagaaaaaaaaattccctttaTTCCAGAAAGCCAAGTCTGCGGGTAAATTCTGAAAGACTTTCAACCCTACTTCTGAATGGGAATATATTCATCATAAATACAGACAAGACGCATGAAATTTGAAGTATCAAATCAGTTAACCCTTCTGGTCTGTTAGCCAAATCCCCCTTCTGCAGAGGGCCTCAAACAACCACAGGCAATTGTTTAACATCTATGAgaggtaataaaaaaacaaatcagcAGTTATTGTATATTTAGTTAACTATTTCTTCCATGTATTGAAAATAGGATTTTAGAGAGTCTGagtatatttaaataaatttacATCTATAGAAAGCCAAAGTGAGTTGttttttacaaaaataaaatagacatatagacatttggtaatattgttatatataatcatcttaaaagaaatatacaaaactaAGGCTATTCTACTACATATTGCAAGAACTAAACTTCAGCTGAGCACATCGACATATATTTACCAACAACAGTCAATTCTTATAATATAATTTCCATTCCATTTTTCAAGCAACCTAGAGCATTTTGCCATCACAATGTCGAGTCTCCACGATTTCAGGTTTGTTGAAGTATTCTATGTGATACTGCCCTTTACTGAAAGCTTTTTCCCAATCAGTTTGCTCTTTCACTTCTTGGTCAACTTTAAGCCAGCGTGAACTACTACTCTCCCCACTTGCAGTTGTGTAGATTATACTGTAACCATTGACAACTTCTGCATTTGTGTAATCAGTATTTTCTTTACTTACGACACCTATGATAAGGTCTTTGTCAGAACCATCTTTGTTAACATTGTGCTTTGCCATATGTTCATTTAGCTGCCCCTTCTTGGAAAATTGTTCACCACACTCTATGCATTTGTGAAGCTCATTATTTGCATGTATCATCATGTGCTGCTTCAGGCTTGATTTTCGTGAAAAGGCTTTCCCACACTCATTGCACCTATGTGCTAGCACACCTTTATGAGTCATTCCATGTTCCACCAAGCTGGACTTCCTTGTGAATTCCTTTCCACACTCATTGCACTTGTGGGGGGTCTCACCAGTATGAATCATCAGGTGTTGATTCAAGCTTGACTTTCTTGAGAACGCTTTTCCACACTCATTGCACTTGTGAGGTCTGTCACCTGTATGGATCATCTTGTGCTGATTTAAGCTGGATTTCCTTGAGAAAATTTTTCCACACTCAATGCATTTATGGGGTCTAGTTTCAGTAAAGACAATCACAGCAGGCGTCTGGGCTGCCTTTTCAGGTACCCCCTCTCCACATTTATTGCACTCAATAAGCCCATTGCTGGTATGTATCAATATTTGATCTGCTAAGTTAGACTTTAACATCACAAAGTTTCCACATTTGTTGCACTGACAGAATTTGTCACCTGAATGTATTACCATATGCTGCATCAGGTGTGCTCTTTGAGGAAACACTTCACCACATTTAACACATTTGTGTACTCTGTAACCTGTATGGATCATCATATGCTGCGTTAGGCTAAATTTCCTTGTGAAAGTCTTCCCACACTCATGGCATTTGTGAGGCCTGTCACCAGTGTGAATCATAAAGTGCTGAGTCAGTGTAGATTTTCTAGAGAATGCTTTTCCACATTCTGTACATTTGTGGGGTCTGCTGTTTGCATGGATTACTATACATTGTTTCTGGGTTTGTGCCTGGCAGAACTCATCCCCATACTGACTAGTTGCTTGTGAGGCTTCCCAAGCTTCAGTTAAGATCTTTTCTTTCAAACTTGACATTCTCAGAATTTCATGCACAGATTCAATAAAATACAGAAAATCTAGCAATACTGCATCACCACCAAGTGAAAATCATCCTTTGTTGTTTCTCACAATGTAAGCTTGTTATCtaacaattatttttatatacagttaCTTAATCTTTAAACTTTTAATGCAATTTTTTTGTGTAAAAAATACAGAATACAAAAGTCAGCATGCTAATCTCAGGAAAACTACAGCACTGGAGATTATTTGAATACTGAAACCACTCTTCCGCAATCTCACAATCTCAGGACCAAAGTTTTACCGGCTATTCTCTTAATCTTCACCCTTCTTCACGTTCTACCGCTGAAGATGGCCTCACATCATATCTGAGAAACAAAAGTCAAGTTATTTCTCTTCCTCAAGAATATACAATCTTCTTATGCATAAAACTTAGATAGGCTGTGTGAAGTCTAAAGATCAATACACTAAATCTTTTCTCATTACTCAGAAGTATTACTAAGAATATTTCTCAAGATGATCTAAACATACCATTAAAAACATCTGGCCTATTTTTTACAAACCAGTTTCCAAAAGTATTCATTTTTCTTGTGAGTGGCTGTTAGTCACCTCACACATTACATTTGTTAAGATATGCAAAAAAGCAATCTTCCCCTCACAGCaatcattatttaattttatcttcCTTCACAGAAGCAATGAAAAAAGGTTCCataatatatattgtttaaaCAATATCATACAAGAAAATTAAATCTTAACTACTATTCACAAAGCCATCCAAATTTTATATGAATTTCATACTAATCAAATTCAAATGCTGAAGTATAATAGTTCattcaaaaatatacaaaatatatattgcaaatgaACAGGGGGGgtttcataatccttattataatcacaaATGAAAGTAATGTTATACTAAAGCCATTCATAACAAATTTTATAATGAGATATATTTCTTACAAATGCAGGAAAAGACCAAACTACACTTAATCTAAATGTACTTAGAGCAAATATCGTCTAAAAAGATGCATTTAATTACTCTGGGTCAGGCTACAGAAATAGTCTCCAGATTTACATATTCAACACATCTGTTGTAACAGTGCCtacatatacaaagagaaaggaaagatcacTTCAGGTTTATGATGTCCTTAATCATGTTCAGCTAGTAAGCAGACCAAATCTGGAAATTTATGGCTGAGATTCCTCCTGCATACTGTAATGTTTTAAGTCTGATGCATAGCTGGGAAGGCTGGTGTCCCATTTTTGCAAACTTCAGTGAATGAGGACCCagcattatataaaatatttcagATAATCCATagttctatgtttgtgtgtgcatattctacatatgtatttatttctctcttcttttctcttggaTACTTCCTAACATCTATCATATTCTCTATAAATTTTAGAACCAAGAATGTTATCAATCAATGCAAAGACTTGAGCACATTAGCCACAGATACATTTCCTGCCAAATTTCACTTAGCTGCctgtatatacttagatataaacAGACCATCAAAATGACCATATAAAATCAAAAATTACAACTTAGCATGAGCTTGAGGCCCAACTGTAAAGAATGACATGCAATTGCAATTAGGGTTGCCTCTAGCACAAGAACAAAGAGCAAAGAGGCATCTACTTTACATGTTCTGAGAGGATAAGACGATATCTAGGGTTTATCACCAATAAATATGCCATACTGCAATCAATATGACCTCTCACAGTGTTCCTACTTCTGCTGTGTTCATGCAAGAGCTATTGCTACCATCCTGACATATAATTGGACAGTTGACACAAGGTAAGTTTTGAATGGTGGTTGTCTAGAGACAAACTgagtttttaatcatttttttaccAAAAGCTAGCACTTTTCCAAAGGCTGATCTGTTTATCCACCATCCAGTGAGTATTAAAATGGCTCTCACAGATATCACATCTATATTTGAAATAATTAATTTTCAACTGTAACAGAAATGTGTCTTGAACTTCACTGATCTATCAATACTAAGAAAATCATAGATTTCATATAGCCTACTAAAGAAATATCCAATAattctataaatctatttaatttCTTCAGCTTACTTTACCTATGTCTAAACATCCTTATACACTTCAGAAATATAGTAATGAGTTATGCATATCAGGTAACATCCTTAAATGAATGAGATGAATGTGTGAACATCTGTGTTTTCACCAGCTGTGTAATGTCAGCTCAATTTGACTTGATATTCAAGCTCAGCAATGTAAGAACTGGGAGAAAAGAGGTAaagctgtatatatacatgtactactGAGAAGAATTATCATTCTGTGATTTGTATTACCCATTCATAATAcgcaaaaagagggaaaaaatcatgATCTATTCCAGGTTAAGAGCACAAGTCATCTCAAAaataagattttctttttcttaatgtaGCTAAATACTGCTGTAGATTAACTTCACTCGGAgctcccaagtttcagctctatcttgccatcataccgaggtgaagacaatgtttcccgggggtgttggggggcagagCTCCCCATCAACCCTTCCGAAGGGTATGCTCAGTCACGGCAACTTAGACTGATGGATAAATAATTTGACGTGGAGTTATGGACTTTGTCTCTGgtgagtgcatccatactgtaaagaattacccacCCATTAATGGCTAACAAAGATACATGAATGTGGTGCAACGCAAAGATATATATCTCAGGCTTTAGGTTGGCAGCCACTGGTAATGTTTCAATGGGTGAAAATCAGACATTTATTGTAAGCAGCATATGGACTTACCTTGAAAAAATCTGAAACTATAATATAGTTTCCAACTTAAAGCCATAAAAGTATTTCTGTCTGCATTACAACACATTTTGTTACCTTCATAGTTTTGTTAACCATTAATGGACATAACAAAGAAATCATCTGCATCATTTTTCAAACTATTAATATATTCTCAATCAGCTAATTCAGCCTTCTCTTTCTTGCCAAATCTCAGTGGTGTTTGCCACGTAATGATCCTTTGTTTACAATAATCAGCTGAGAGGTACAATGAATGGCAAAATTGTTCACCTTGAACAATGAAGAATGAATGCACCACACATTACCTATATGTATGAGTAATCCACCGACTAAGAACTTAATGTTTTATAAGTGATACGCTATAAACGGTAAATAATGGACAAAAAATGGTGAATGATATCGATACTATTTATGGGATGAATGATTCCCAAAGTAACAAGGGAAATATTCTTAGCCCACCCATTACATAAAAAGTAGACAAGCTCAAGCGCCCCagttatcaaaaaataataacctGCTTGTGAAATGACCGCTTCCAGACATGAAAAATCCATAAGCTCACCTCAAAAGCTGACAAAATGGGCGTTGAACCGTTGATTCAGCAGCTCTCCCTGCCATtagctgtttgtttacattctgggGTCGCTTGCACCAGCGATACGCGCGGGGACAGGAGCGGGAGATTCAAACTGGATCCGAACTAgagtctctatctttctatctaccagtgtgtgtgtgtgtgtgtgtgtgtgtgtgtgtgtgtgtgtgtgtgtgtgtgtgtgtgtgtgtgtgtgtgtgtgtgtgtgtgtgtgtgtgtgtgtgtgtgtgtgtgtgtgtatgtgtgtgtgtgtatgtgtatgtgtgtgtgtgtgtatgtgtgtgtgtgtgtgtatttgtgtgagtgtgtgtgtgtgtgtgtgtatttgtgtgtgagtgtgggtgtatgtgtgtgagtgtgggtgtatatgtgtgtgtgtgtatgtgtatgtgtgtgtgtgtgtgtgtatgtgtatgtgtgtgtgtgtgtgtgtgtgtgtgtgtgtgtgtgtgtgtgtgtgtgtgtgtgtctgtgtgtgtgtgtgtgtatgtgtgtgtgtgtgtgtgtatgtgtatgtgtgtgtgtgtgtatgtgtgtgtgtgtgtatgtgtgtgtgtgtgtgtgtgtatgtgtgtgtgtatgtgtgtgtgtgtgtgtgtgtgtgtgtgtgtgtgtgtgtgcatgtgtgtgtgtatgtgtgtgtgtgtgtgtgtatgtgtgtgtatgtatgtgtgtgtgtgtatgtgtgtgtgtgcgtgtgtgtgtgtgtgtgtgtgtgtgtgtgtgtgtgtgtgtgtgtgtgtgtgtgtgtgtgtgtgtgtgtgtgtgtgtgtgcgatttttCTAAATTAATATAACGTTTCCCTTATGGATATGTGAATAGCCATACATTTTAATGAAATGAATTTGATCCACAACATAGCTGCCAAATTGATCGAGTTCTTCCTGCCAGCATTTagacttaatttcttttcttgtatCGGAATGGGAAACGAAATACGaagtttttgttttcatctattATCTCGACTTATATctgatttctctttttatatcgtGGCTCTATGATCATTACACTGAAGTCATTATGCTTAGCATTAGGATGCTAGGATTGTTACATGTTAATCATTTCAACACAAACCCTAGCTCAGAGTTGCCAGACCGGTGGCTCCCGGAGTGGCAAGAAGAATCATTA
This window of the Penaeus vannamei isolate JL-2024 unplaced genomic scaffold, ASM4276789v1 unanchor184, whole genome shotgun sequence genome carries:
- the LOC113813735 gene encoding zinc finger protein 83, with product MSSLKEKILTEAWEASQATSQYGDEFCQAQTQKQCIVIHANSRPHKCTECGKAFSRKSTLTQHFMIHTGDRPHKCHECGKTFTRKFSLTQHMMIHTGYRVHKCVKCGEVFPQRAHLMQHMVIHSGDKFCQCNKCGNFVMLKSNLADQILIHTSNGLIECNKCGEGVPEKAAQTPAVIVFTETRPHKCIECGKIFSRKSSLNQHKMIHTGDRPHKCNECGKAFSRKSSLNQHLMIHTGETPHKCNECGKEFTRKSSLVEHGMTHKGVLAHRCNECGKAFSRKSSLKQHMMIHANNELHKCIECGEQFSKKGQLNEHMAKHNVNKDGSDKDLIIGVVSKENTDYTNAEVVNGYSIIYTTASGESSSSRWLKVDQEVKEQTDWEKAFSKGQYHIEYFNKPEIVETRHCDGKML